The DNA sequence tataattaagttttattattttaaatcaaGGATATATGTGAAACAACTTGTTTAAATGTTTTGTACTTTTTACAAAATTTTGGTGGTAGGTATACGTCTAAAGTTGTTGacttaattaacaaaattttaagaatttttttcaAGATTTTGGTATGTATAATTTGATTGGacaattaaaaaagtaaataagaTAACAGATTAAATAATTAGATATAAAGCTATAAATAATCTTAATCATGTGATTTGATTCAAGTCTAGTGATGTTTTCAGCAAATCATCATTTTTGATTTAGAATAGgtatttttgttttgatttttttttttgtttaaactgaaacaaaaaatataatcaaaGGCCTTATCTAAACCCATAAATAATTAAGATAGGCTGTGACATGTGACTTTCATTGATGAACAATGAGTATGGGTGGTGAATGGTGATGATGACTTTGGTATGAAATAATGAATATTTTGGGTAAAAAGTACTTGGATCAATCTCTTATCCATCTTCAGCAGCCATAATTGGACCATATTAATTAATACTCTCTATCTATCTGTATCTAGTAGTATACAGCTGCATTGTTAAATCAGCATGCATTTCATGCAGGCAGTGTCAAGAGCCACATGACTGCGGGTGAAAAAACCCTATCCAAATTGGTCTGGCTTTGTTTTGGACTGACAAAAAAtaagttttaattattttaaaagcttaattttttttaacaggTTAGACTCAAATTTATgaaatagtttaattaaatatatttaatatttttttattttattttattacttttagaaattattaaatttttttaacatattttatactaaattaGATTTATCAACCGGTCCAATCTAATACTCAATGATAAATAGTCTATAATAAATTATAGGATAAGTTTAGACCAATAAATTTTATTACAGGTCTAATTTATTAAGAGTGAAATTATTCTAGTACATTTCCACTCTTACACATAAAGCAACAattttttccaaattttattactattattattatataggAATGGAATTACAACAATTAATAAGGATTAGTTGTTGTGATATTGATTTATGATGATAAAAGATTGTTTAACTAAAATAGAAAAGGGCTTGTTATATAGTTGTTAACATTCTTCAGGCATCTTAGCCATGAAGGGTCACATTTAACGTTTTTATTCATTGATAATTGCTAGTACTATGAAAGTAGCCCAAGGCTTTTCATGTGTTCAAGAATCGGAATTACTTCGAAAGGTCATTCACATCGTGTGTGaaacaataatattttataactaGACGtagttataaatttataatataccAAAATTTTCAAGTGTATTTGTTTGgcttaaatttatttattttataaaaaaagggAGCAATTAGAAACTAACACCATTATGTGCAAGTTGTACGAACGTGACCCCGATGATTAGACAATTATTTAAGTAGGAGGAATCCacaataatcaataattaaaagGACCAACACATGCTGTATAGGGCAGAAAGCCAGAAATATCTAAGGAAAAAAATAGATTACACagttattatataaataaaatattatttttatctcaatatataattattattaaaatttaaaattttgtaaaaaaaataattaaaaaaataaatgtcacaaaaaaagttttgattatatttttttaatatataaaaaaatataatttaatcaataatattattaatgtttatgtcactcattttgttaattattagtATTAAATTTAGCGGTaagataatattaaatttatttaaaatttttaagacataaattagatatttaaaatattaaaaattaaattaaaatttaatctaaatattaaaaattaaaataatatattattttattttaaaaaatataatttcaatcactgcaaaaaaaattaagagaaatatagagatgtaaaaaaaatgatacaaataattattaatttagatgAGTAAAAAAAATCCGTagaatataaaaaatgaaaagtcTAGAGCCAGTAGATTTGTTAAAATTTAGTTTGTACTTAGTcagcaaaataaaaataagtgattttttattattaaataaaatctcacaccattaaatatattattaataactaattaatgacTATAATTTACAAAATTTGCTGCTCCTACCACTTCTCAGTAAAAAATTTAGTGTAATATTGGTTAATCATTGACTAAGGGCTATTAGTCCTTCAGGGTTtgtctaaaaaaatataaattattaaacttacagagagaaagtgtgtgtttaatatatatatatatatatatatatatatatatatatatatccattATTAAAGAGTAAAAGTCCTTGTATAAGCGTGAGAATAGTTAGGTCATAGGTGCTTGGTCTGACAAAATGAAATGTGCTGGATGTTCTTGAAAACTGAGGATAAGATAATTCAACTTCAACTACATTTGGTGATAAGGAACCCACTTGCCTTAATTAAAACACCCAAACACACACATgttttaatataaaaagaataTAATATAAGCTGCTTTAAAAAGAATGTAATACGCCGTGACCACTTTTAGGCTTTAGTGTTATGGAAATATCATAATTTAATTGGAGCGGAAAAGTTATAATCTGGCCATTGAAAGTTACATTATAACAGATAAATTGATTCTCATTGtaataacaattttaaaatatcttaacATGCATATTTAAAACACAATAAACTATAGTAtggagaaaaaaattatatttaactaTTACAAAGTAAgaatgaaataaaaaagaattaattattgttatatatatataaataaataataaaacctTATTTCAAATTAGTAATTGtaaaaggtttaattatttattagtctctgtaattttattaaatttttaattaattttttatattattttaattttataattaaaattttttatattaaaatataaaattaacacAAAATATTTACAGTCAAAAgtctaattaaaattttaattataaatatattcaatttataaaaaaaattcaattaattttaataattttttatactaaaaaaatttaattataaaattaaaaataatataaaaattcaactgaaaaaataaaaatttaattataaatttgatacCAAATtaccaataaaataatttaacattttaaaaataataacgtGGCATATTTATTTTTCAGAAGAAAAGGGCAAAACAGTAAAAGCGGATGAATTGTGAACCATGGTTAGAAAAGCAAACTGCAGTTGAAGTTTGCTGCTAAATGGACACACATGCAGCCTATCCGTTCATATTTCTATCCAACTTGTCAATCAGACACAAaatgttttttaaataaaaaatttgaaaagaaaaattaaagaaagaaaaactcTATCCATCCACTCATCGAGTTCCTTATTTTACAGTGACCCAtgcaatataaaaaaaaaattataaaatctctctctctctctctctctctctctctctcttacgGGAGTTTCCGTTCTcgttttttcttcctttctccaaacactgactctctctctctctctctctctctaaaacgcAGCCTCTAACTTTCTTTTTCATCACCATCGCCGGAAAGGTTCGACTCGGAGTCCTGAACACTTGACTTCTGACTCTAtctccatttttatttatttatttatttacttggAATTTGATTTTGCTTTCTGTGATCCGTTCCTATCTGTGTgttgaattatttatttatttgtgtgCGAGTGGTGTGATGGTTCTGTGAAGTTTAGGCAGTTACACGGTTTTCTGTTGTGTGTGTTTTGTTATTTTCGTCTCCGGAACGAAACGGTGCTGATCGTTTACCGGTTCAGTGGGTTTGCGTCTTCTGCTTTTGCTTGCTTGCTTGGTTGTTAAATGCAGTGTGAATCGTTGTTGATGTTAAAACGACGGCGTCGTTTGAAGTGAAGTTACTCGTATTAACGTGGTGATTATTAGGTTGAATCTGGTTGTGAATCTCGAACTGCTAAGTGCTAACTGCTGATTCGGTGTTTTTCGTCGTTTAAGGATCTAACCGTTTTGAACCCCAATCTGCTATTTTGTGTGTGTGCTGGTTTTGGGATACACATCACATGATCAAGTTATTTATCTTGTTTTTCAACTTTTTGTGCTCTTTTTTGGTGATCCATTGAAGTTCACTGTTTTGTGACATTTTTTTTGCAGAATGGTCTAGACGGGAAGATGATAAATTGATTGAttcttttgatttgatttggaTTGAGGTTTTTGGACCATTATGTATTTTGTGAAAGGTGGTTATCATATTTGAGATCATGTGAAATGAAGGGTTGTTTATCATTATTCTCTGTTTCACACGTATTTTAAACTGTGAAGGCAGATTATGTTGGTTTTATATTTTGTGGATTGAACTCTTTGGTTGTGGCTGCTGAAAATTATActagttttatttttcttaaccGTGGAGTTAATGTCGCAAAGATGATTTCTATACACAATTAATTTATGGGGGAAATAGAATTTTATTCATGGAGGTGGTGTGTGCATATGGATAAGAACAAACGATGTTATCATTTTTAAATTCATCTTCTCTTCCTTATGTGATGGTTTTAAGAGTTGAGATGTGCTGTTAGAGTGAATGGATATCTCATGAACAAAATTGAACCACAGTGGTTGTCTGGTAATAGTGACTGTCAGTGGAAAAGATGAAAACTAGCTAACTGGTAAAGTTGCAAAGTGAGGATGTTTCTTCATCTACATGAAGTTATATCATCACAGTGTTCATGAATGCCCTGAGGATTGTATTTTGTAGTAATTGTTTTGGGCATTATCATGTTTGGATCACTAGAATACTTACTTGTGTGCTTCTTTGCCTCTTGTTTTTCTCTTAGGACCCTAgaaagaagtaatttatttatttattattttagttatgaTTTGATAGGAGAGAAGGGCATAAAAGAAAGGTACTCCTTGACTGGCCATGGCATCAAGATCATATGCTAACCTCTTTGACTTAGCTTCTGGAGGAGATTTGCTGGATATTCCTCGCACCCCAAGAGCTCTTCCAAGGATTATGACTGTTCCTGGAATTATCTCTGACCTTGATAGTTGTGGTGCTAATGATGGGGATTCAGATGTAAGCTCCTCTGGTTGCCGGGAGCGGAAGATCATTGTCGCAAACATGCTGCCATTGCATGCTAAAAGAGATGCAGAAAATTCTAAGTGGTGCTTCAGTTGGGATGAGGATTCAATTTTACTACAATTGAAAGATGGTTTTTCTTCTGATACGGAGGTAATTTATGTGGGTTCACTTAAGGTTGATATAGATGCCAGTGAGCAGGAAGAAGTTGCCCAGAGATTACTGGATGACTTCAATTGTGTACCTACCTTTCTATCCCATGATCTCCAGAAAAAGTTCTATCTTGGGTTTTGCAAGCAGCAGCTTTGGCCTCTCTTTCATTATATGCTACCAGTGTGCCCAGATCATGGTGATCGCTTTGACCGCATACTATGGCAGGCTTATGTTTGTGCAAACAAAATATTTGCCGACAAGGTTATGGAAATAATCAATCCTGATGATGATTTTGTCTGGGTTCATGATTATCACCTGATGGTTTTGCCTACTTTCTTGAGGAAGAGATATAATCGAGTTAAACTTGGATTCTTCTTGCACAGTCCTTTTCCTTCATCTGAAATTTATCGAACTTTACCTGTAAGGGATGAAATTTTGAGGGGACTTCTGAATGCTGATTTAATTGGTTTTCATACATTTGATTATGCACGCCACTTCCTTTCTTGCTGCAGCAGAATGCTAGGTCTGGACTATGAATCTAAGCGAGGTCATATAGGACTTGATTACTTTGGCCGTactatatttatcaaaattttgcCGGTTGGCATTCACATGGGTAGGCTTGAATCTGTATTAAATCTTCCTTCTACATCTGCTAAACTAAAAGAGATTCAGGAAGAGTTTGAGGGTAAGAAGGTGATTGTTGGTGTTGATGATATGGATATTTTTAAAGGCATCAGTTTGAAACTTCTAGCTGTGGAGCATCTGCTGCAGGAGAATCCAGATATGCAGGGCAAAGTTGTCCTTGTTCAAATTGTAAATCCTGCAAGGGGTTTAGGGAAGGATGTTCAGGAAGCAAAGAAGGAAACATATTTAATTGCCCAGAGGATTAATGATACCTATGGTTCAGAGGAATATCAGCCTGTCAAACTCATTGACCGACATGTTCCTCGATTTGAGAAGAGTGCTTATTATGCTGTAGCTGAATGTTGCATTGTAAATGCAGTAAGGGATGGCATGAACCTAGTCCCATACAAATATCTTGTCTGCAGGCAACAAACTGCTAAACTAGATGAAGCATTGGGTAGGAAAGTTGATTCTCCTCGAACAAGCATGCTTGTTGTGTCTGAGTTCATTGGTTGTTCACCTTCTCTTAGTGGGGCTATCAGGGTCAATCCCTGGGACATTGATGCTGTTGCTGATGCTCTGAGCTTGGCCCTTACAATGAATGATTCTGAGAAGCAATTGCGCCATGAGAAACACTATCGGTATGTCAGTTCTCATGATGTAGCATATTGGGCACGCAGCTTTATGCAGGATTTGGAGAGAGCCTGCAAAGATCATTACACCAAAAGGTGCTGGGGAATTGGCTTGGGTCTAGGGTTTAGAGTTGTTTCTCTTTCTCCTGGATTTAGGAAGTTGTCTATTGATCATGTTGTTTCAGCTTACAAGCGAACCAATAGAAGGGCCATCTTTCTTGATTATGATGGTACTGTTGTACCGCACTCTTCTATAAATAAAGTCCCCAGCCCGGAAGTCATATCTGTGCTAAACGCTCTGTCTAGTGATCCCAAGAACATTGTTTTCATTGTTAGTGGGAGGGGAAGAGATTCTCTGAGTGATTGGTTCAGTTCATGCCAATTGCTGGGACTTGCTGCTGAGCATGGTTACTTTTTAAGGTCGATCATTTTAATCTTACAGATATTGGGAACCTTTTGAACCCCATTTCAGAAGAATTGAAgtgcaaaataaataaaagctAAACCACTAATATGTTCTTCTTAATGCATGCAGGTGGAATAGAGATTCTGAATGGGAATGCAGTCACTTGTCTGCAGACCTTGACTGGAAAAACATAGCAGAACCTGTCATGCAGTTGTATACAGAGGCAACTGATGGTTCCAGCATTGAAATTAAGGAAAGCGCTTTGGTGTGGCATCATCAAGATGCAGACCCGGATTTTGGTTCCTGCCAAGCCAAGGAATTGTTGGATCACTTGGAAAGTGTACTTGCAAATGAACCAGCAGTTGTTACGAGAGGCCAGCATATTGTTGAAGTTAAGCCACAGGTAATGTTTTCTTGAAATTACTTCCCTATGATCTTGTATTTAAATTGTGCAGGAATCTGGAACTAACTTCAATGTTTTACTATCCTCACTGCAGGGAATAAGCAAAGGTTTGGTAGCCGAAAAGGTTATATCAACCATGTTTAATGGTGGTAATCCACCGGATTTTGTTATGTGCATTGGCGATGATAGGTCTGATGAAGACATGTTTGAGAGCATTTTAAGGTCAGTATCCTGCCCGTCATTACCGGCGGCTCCAGAGATTTTTGCCTGCACTGTAGGTAGGAAGCCGAGCAAGGCGAAGTATTTTCTTGACGACACTTTGGATGTAGTGAAGTTACTTCAGGGTCTTGCTTCTTCATCCAATCCAAAACCCAGGCATCTTGCGCAATTCCAAGTTTCTTTCGAGAGCACAATTTGAGAGTTTGAAGGTAGGGCAAGGCAACCTTTGTTGATTTGTTGTGCTGCACTACCTGGGAGGATTCTTCAGCTTTGAAGCAGAGAAAAAGTTTTGGTTACTTAATCTTAACATGACCGAATCGCAACCATGCTGTTGTCGGGCTTCTAATATTCCTTGCTTGCATGGTTCCTGGTGGTAGGTTTTTTCTGAATAGTGAGCCTGATGGATGGCCTGACAAATTCTTCTTTTCTGTAAATGGTAATTGGTAACAACATCAATTGTTACATTTGTTGGTGCAATGACGCCGAGATCTTAAGTTGTGCTTTTTGTTAGAATGGTGTATCGGTGTTGTGCACCAAAACTTGTATAGTTTACAATATTTTTCTTACAAATATATAATGGCAATCGGGTTTGATATATCTTTGCTTCAAAAACAGTGTTTAATTCGCGATCAGAGGCAGAATTTAATCAATTTATAGTATAGTTGTAGCTAGCAGTGTATAGGCTTGAAGTACTTGGTCAGTTTgaatctattatttattatatattattaattttataattaaaatgtcTTATATGtcattttttattgtaatatttattttaaattaaggaattttattttttctttttattctcttatttaatttttttatatattattattaataattaattataaattttagtttaaattttataactaagatatttttaattataattaaaattaaattaaaattaaaatataattttattgtagtactaatttaataattaaaatgtcatatgagataaatttttttttcaaaattaatgagttttctctttttatttttttctctatttctcttttttatttttttctatttttctcaCTTTGTAACTTATAATTTATATGTTATATTACTAATTGAACTACTAAAAtatgttacaaaatattttttattacaattaaaatatttttttttaaattaaaagctccattcttccctcttttttccaatcttttttctttctttgtctGTTAGCCTCTATCTCTCTTTAGttttttcatttataaaaataaaattaataaaataatataattttaattttttaatttatattttcacttctttttcttcatatATTTACTACATATAATTTGGAGATAATACCAATACTATGATTAAACTTAAGATTTAATTATTGTTCTAAAAAAATCtaagttaattttataattatcaatttaaatttttttaaactaatatataattatatttttaaataatatatttaaaaattaattattttaatttatacaaTAGACTTAATAGCtaactaaatataaaaaatatatattaaattctttttttaataataaatgttaaaattaattgcgaataaaaaattaaaatcttttacaTGATAATAACGGCTCGTTTGAAAAATTTTAGAAGTAactttttttaacttttgactaatgaaaagtagtagtattaatgtctggtgtaattttcaaaaccaaattgcAACTTTCTAAGAAGTTATTTAGGAGCTTATAGAGAAGTTAAGAAAAATGACTTCTCTcataatatttctacttttcatcacatttctataaaataagtacttttatagttaaaaatccaaacataaaataatttatttataagttacttttaacagagtcatttattatttaagttattttatcaaaaGAAGCTTTGGTTACCCAAATTGAACCTTAATTAAACAAgtcaataaaattttatataaaaaatatctaaaaaatttattatttgactttttttttgtctaTAAAAACTTAGTCGCTTCGGTCCATGAAAACTTTTATcccaataatttttttttgtaaaaaatggTCATTTGACTTTGTGAATCTTTTTGCAATAATCTATGATATTTGGACTAGGTcaacataatttttaaaaatttataatttcgtATATTATCACGAATAAAAACACTAATATTTACTATTTTTGCTCACTGTTATTCGAGTAATGATTTGTAATTCGTATTCTCAATTAAATATCAATATAGTAGAATTAGTATCActgataaatttttataatttgtccAAGGTATGAAGAGCGTTCAAGTCAGCAGAGTTGGCCCTGTGTCTCAATCTCATAGCTTTTTCCACGTTCTTTCGGCTTTTGGGCTCTCCTTGTAATAGTGGGCCTTCCACGTTCTTTTTGTTTCGGCCCGGAAATAATATTACCACGTTTTTGGACCTTCCTGTTCAGCCTTAATGGGcttaattttaacttttttctCTGTTCATTCTTTTTTGGCGAATCACCTAAAAACAGGCTGAAAGGGTTTTATTTATAGATGATTGAAAATAGACacgaaaagaaagaaatgactccgaaaaaaagaaaaaatgaaatgaCAAAATAGTGAATTCCCTTTATAAATTACtctttaatttatcaaattgaAAGATACTGTAACCAActtgggttggtcgagtggtcagTTTACTCGTCCACTTAAGCAAATGTCATACAATTTTTGtcattatcttttttttttttttgttcggGGTTCATTTGTGCAGTTATTagcttaattttctttattttaaattaagtgAAAATACATCGAATAATTAATTACCACAATTTTTTTAACCTGTCTACTACTTAAGCAAGATTATACAAAGAATTCGGTTATAAGAGAATGTGAGCCACCGAATTATTAAATGCCAAAACTCTAGCCAGTATTGCAATAATGAACCCATCACCTCATCGTTGAAATTCATGCAAGGAATCATAGAAGggttagaaaaattaaaacaaaatgatAAAATTGTCGCTTTTTAATTTACATATTGTACCGGTGCTGGGGTATCACAAGGATATGGGGGTGGCTGGTGTGTAACCAGGTTGTGGTGTCAGGGGTAGTGGGACTCGGACCCTCCGAGTTCAAGCCACAAAACGCATGGTCCGAGTCCAGTGTATGGGGATGACGTTGGTGAGGGACTCGGACCCTCCGAGTTGGCGTGCGTCACGGACCGTCCGATTTCGGTCTGAGTAGTCGCACGGTCCGAGTCCAGTGCTGGAGTGGACACGCGGCGCTTCCCCGTTGAGTCCCTATTCGGTGGGCATCACAAACGTAGTAAAAGAACCCTGCTCCCTTACCATCCGAATCCCTCCTTCACTCCCACCAACCTTTCTCCCTCAAAACCTTCATCTTCATTTCTCTGAACTTTGCATGGTGGAGGAGCAACATTAATggggaaaaaattaaaaattaaagatgtTGATCGATCTGAGCTTCATATTATTCACTATCTCAGTGATCCTGATTATGTaagtattttttgaattttttaatttttttttatagttatagttattaaaaaatagaatttcaaTATTATGATTGTTGTTAGGATACACAgttgaagaatataaataaaatgaTTATGACTAATTTGTTAGTATTAGTtagattattttaaaatattttgaacagattaataattatgtttatgatgattaaaatttattttatgattatattgTTGTTAGACATGCATTTGAAAAATAGAATGAGTATGGcttgtttaaaattattttacagattaataattatataaatcatGATTAGAAAATTTGTTATGATTATGTAGTTGTTAGAGATATGTAGTTGAAGAATATAAATAGAATGGTTATGACTAATTTTGAAATATTTGTTAGGttctatttaaatatttttttacagaTTATTAACTATATATATCATGATAAGAAAATTTGTTATGgttatgttgttgttgttctttagttttgtatttttggCTGTAGTAGTAAGAAGTACATAatgtaaatttttaataaatttatttaattgtagtataattattatttgtaaGCCAATGTTATTTAAATGTGTTTTTAAGAAATTAAGTGTAACTGTTATCAATTTTGGTTtgatgttattattattgtggtaaagtgttaatgctGAGTTGATTAGAAAGGTTTTTTTAATTAAGCCATGTTAGATATTTCTTTATgagaaaatttaaataattttaattgtaGTAATTATTATTAGCAAGTTAATTATTAGCGTTGTTAGAATATGAATGATGGCATATACGGATTTATTAATGTTTTGTATTGCAGGGGAAAACATTTTTAACAAAAgagtaattaattaatgttcGATATTATTGTGGATGTTGTAAATATTGTTGAGATTTATGA is a window from the Arachis stenosperma cultivar V10309 chromosome 3, arast.V10309.gnm1.PFL2, whole genome shotgun sequence genome containing:
- the LOC130968461 gene encoding probable alpha,alpha-trehalose-phosphate synthase [UDP-forming] 9, translating into MASRSYANLFDLASGGDLLDIPRTPRALPRIMTVPGIISDLDSCGANDGDSDVSSSGCRERKIIVANMLPLHAKRDAENSKWCFSWDEDSILLQLKDGFSSDTEVIYVGSLKVDIDASEQEEVAQRLLDDFNCVPTFLSHDLQKKFYLGFCKQQLWPLFHYMLPVCPDHGDRFDRILWQAYVCANKIFADKVMEIINPDDDFVWVHDYHLMVLPTFLRKRYNRVKLGFFLHSPFPSSEIYRTLPVRDEILRGLLNADLIGFHTFDYARHFLSCCSRMLGLDYESKRGHIGLDYFGRTIFIKILPVGIHMGRLESVLNLPSTSAKLKEIQEEFEGKKVIVGVDDMDIFKGISLKLLAVEHLLQENPDMQGKVVLVQIVNPARGLGKDVQEAKKETYLIAQRINDTYGSEEYQPVKLIDRHVPRFEKSAYYAVAECCIVNAVRDGMNLVPYKYLVCRQQTAKLDEALGRKVDSPRTSMLVVSEFIGCSPSLSGAIRVNPWDIDAVADALSLALTMNDSEKQLRHEKHYRYVSSHDVAYWARSFMQDLERACKDHYTKRCWGIGLGLGFRVVSLSPGFRKLSIDHVVSAYKRTNRRAIFLDYDGTVVPHSSINKVPSPEVISVLNALSSDPKNIVFIVSGRGRDSLSDWFSSCQLLGLAAEHGYFLRWNRDSEWECSHLSADLDWKNIAEPVMQLYTEATDGSSIEIKESALVWHHQDADPDFGSCQAKELLDHLESVLANEPAVVTRGQHIVEVKPQGISKGLVAEKVISTMFNGGNPPDFVMCIGDDRSDEDMFESILRSVSCPSLPAAPEIFACTVGRKPSKAKYFLDDTLDVVKLLQGLASSSNPKPRHLAQFQVSFESTI